A single genomic interval of Daucus carota subsp. sativus chromosome 1, DH1 v3.0, whole genome shotgun sequence harbors:
- the LOC108196945 gene encoding uncharacterized protein LOC108196945, translated as MTKPLFPQVQARKPQRPPSLNSSKLSIYLLLTFVCCFVLFHSLRTPLFSPASAPSFSSWTILQDWQSLIINTTLILKNYTNQLDSLAFKLQESVTFLPLKDLRYANTPQDDHTWFMSSLNDTIEKGEVQHQQFPSNSSKGRLLCIKGHDDHDGARNSYALAWPEALPRNATLMKGLSYVLNNHYDYDNLWHGLSAMASFVAWHIKNECSTPPSRWILYHWGELRYNVGSWLKNLMEATYSGTLNIQTFESFSDDEPICFEKAVVMRHNVGGMSTENLLKVFDLIRCRARIYCNVSLEGNFEGRIGMTILMRTGTRSFRNESVVVRIFGGECRKVKGCRLVVAQSSNLTFCEQVQLMSSTDILISPHGAQLANLFLMDRNSSVMEFFPKGWLKLAGVGQFVFQWMASWCGMKHQGTWHDPDGAYCQYTEDDRRCMTLYKKGTIGYNETHFSRWGANVLNEVKRLKLEGVSQGRFTSSHGCICA; from the exons ATGACTAAACCATTGTTCCCTCAAGTACAAGCAAGAAAGCCCCAGAGGCCTCCTTCTCTCAACTCTTCTAAACTCTCAATCTACCTTCTACTCACATTTGTCTGCTGTTTCGTTCTTTTCCACTCCCTTCGGACCCCATTGTTTAGTCCTGCCTCAGCCCCGTCTTTCTCTTCATGGACTATATTGCAAGACTGGCAGAGTCTAATCATCAACACAACCCTCATCTTGAAGAACTACACCAACCAGCTAGATTCCTTAGCTTTCAAGCTCCAGGAAAGTGTAACATTTCTCCCCCTGAAGGACCTTCGTTATGCCAACACACCCCAAGACGATCACACCTGGTTCATGAGCTCCTTAAATGACACAATTGAGAAAGGTGAAGTCCAGCACCAACAATTTCCTTCCAATTCCTCAAAAGGCAGACTACTATGCATAAAAGGTCACGATGATCACGATGGTGCAAGGAACTCATACGCGCTTGCATGGCCAGAGGCATTGCCAAGAAATGCTACTCTCATGAAAGGTCTTAGTTATGTATTAAATAATCACTATGATTATGATAATTTATGGCATGGGCTGTCAGCTATGGCATCATTTGTTGCGTGGCATATTAAGAATGAGTGTTCTACACCGCCATCAAGGTGGATTTTGTACCACTGGGGGGAACTTAGATATAATGTGGGGAGTTGGTTGAAGAACTTAATGGAAGCCACGTATTCTGGAACCCTAAATATTCAAACATTTGAAAGTTTTAGTGATGATGAACCAATTTGTTTCGAAAAGGCTGTGGTCATGAGGCACAATGTGGGGGGAATGTCTACAGAAAATTTGTTAAAAGTTTTTGATCTTATTAGGTGCAGAGCAAGAATTTATTGTAATGTGAGTTTGGAAGGCAATTTTGAAGGTAGAATTGGAATGACAATATTAATGAGAACAGGGACAAGATCGTTTAGGAACGAATCAGTGGTGGTTCGGATTTTTGGAGGGGAGTGTCGGAAGGTAAAGGGATGCCGGTTAGTGGTGGCTCAATCAAGTAATCTCACCTTCTGTGAACAG GTTCAGCTAATGAGTTCAACGGATATTTTGATATCACCACATGGAGCTCAATTAGCTAATTTGTTCCTGATGGATAGAAACAGCAGTGTCATGGAATTCTTCCCCAAGGGCTGGTTGAAACTAGCAGGGGTAGGTCAATTTGTCTTCCAGTGGATGGCTAGCTGGTGCGGGATGAAGCATCAGGGCACCTGGCATGATCCTGATGGTGCATATTGTCAGTATACTGAGGATGATCGCCGTTGCATGACTCTTTACAAGAAGGGAACAATTGGTTACAATGAGACTCATTTTTCCAGATGGGGGGCAAATGTTCTGAATGAAGTGAAGAGGTTAAAATTAGAGGGAGTATCACAAGGGAGGTTTACAAGTAGTCATGGATGTATTTGTGCTTGA
- the LOC108209610 gene encoding phosphoenolpyruvate/phosphate translocator 2, chloroplastic, producing the protein MGKFGAANSNVALSTPLHRTYVPRYQNCSRWNSGNDIIFSSQNKPLKLRWTSSTDLRSNLSSNGNLLSITLLNKYSVKLRAVSEEGEENAVVAAAAAAIKSDWASTLQLVVMFGLWYSFNIYFNIYNKQVLKAFPYPATLTALQFGCGTLMVLIMWGFNLHPTPKLKRSQVVPVLTLGLIHTIGNVLTNISLGKVNVSFTHTIKAMEPFFTVMLSFLFLAQRPTLWVVSSLVPIVGGVALASTTDTSFNWIGFSTAMASNVTNQSRNVLSKMFMIRDKDGLDNINLFSLMTIISFALLVPTAILTEGVRFTPAYLQQYTTNQGLNLKDLLLKAIFTGICFHSYQQISYMILHKVSAVTHAVANCVKRVVLIVASVIFFRTPVSPVNALGTSLALAGVFMYSRAKLIKPKPKNA; encoded by the exons ATGGGCAAATTTGGTGCTGCAAATTCGAATGTTGCTCTTTCAACTCCACTCCACAGAACCTATGTCCCCAGATACCAAAACTGCAGCAGATGGAATAGTGGCAATGATATCATTTTCAGTAGCCAAAACAAGCCTCTAAAACTCAGATGGACTAGTAGCACAGATTTGAGAAGCAATCTTAGCAGCAATGGGAACTTGTTGTCGATTACGCTGTTGAATAAATATAGTGTAAAGCTGAGAGCTGTTTCAGAAGAAGGAGAGGAGAATGCAGTGGTGGCAGCAGCAGCCGCTGCCATAAAGAGTGACTGGGCCAGCACTTTGCAACTTGTAGTAATGTTTGGACTATGGTATTCATTCAACATCTACTTCAATATCTACAACAAACAG GTCCTAAAGGCCTTCCCATATCCAGCAACCTTAACTGCACTGCAATTCGGGTGTGGGACGCTCATGGTTCTCATAATGTGGGGTTTCAATCTTCATCCAACACCGAAGCTGAAGAGATCACAG GTTGTTCCGGTCCTGACACTGGGTTTAATTCATACAATTGGGAATGTACTGACTAACATTAGTCTTGGAAAAGTTAATGTTTCATTCACTCACACCATCAAAGCAATGGAACCGTTCTTCACTGTCATGCTTTCCTTCCTTTTCTTAGCCCAG AGACCAACACTGTGGGTAGTCTCTTCTCTTGTGCCTATAGTAGGTGGTGTGGCATTGGCATCAACGACTGACACTTCATTTAACTG GATAGGCTTTAGCACAGCAATGGCTTCCAATGTCACTAATCAATCACGTAATGTGCTTAGCAAAATGTTCATGATTCGTGATAAG GATGGTCTGGACAACATCAATCTCTTCTCGCTCATGACAATAATTTCTTTTGCACTACTAGTACCTACTGCAATACTAACTGAGGGCGTCAGGTTTACTCCTGCCTACCTGCAGCAGTATACC ACAAACCAGGGGCTAAATCTGAAGGATTTACTTCTCAAAGCCATTTTTACTGGGATATGCTTCCACAGTTATCAACAG ATTTCATATATGATACTACACAAGGTATCAGCAGTGACACATGCAGTGGCAAATTGTGTGAAAAGAGTTGTGTTAATAGTTGCATCAGTTATTTTCTTCCGGACGCCTGTTTCTCCTGTAAATGCCCTTG GAACGAGTTTGGCTTTAGCTGGAGTCTTCATGTACTCCAGAGCAAAGCTGATCAAGCCAAAACCAAAGAATGCATGA
- the LOC108222837 gene encoding uncharacterized protein LOC108222837, which translates to MTKELSSKALARKPQRPPPSLKFQKFLLYLLVTCVTIFVLFQIQSLRTPSTTPAALPPTWTSFQYWQNLISKTEITLKSCTKKLDSTASKLKESVTFLPLKDLRYAHAAQEGHTWFMSSMYDTQEKGEAQYQQFPSNSSKGRLLCIKGHDNHDGAWNSYALAWPEALPRNATLMKGLTFISNNHYNYANLWHGLSALVPFVSWHIKNECATPSRWILYHKGELRYKMAGWLRNLMEATYSETVNIQTFEGFGDDEPLCFEKAVVMRHSEGGMSGENLMQVYDLVRCKARILCNVSLEDSSEGKIGMTLLMRTGGRSFQNESEVVRIFDGECRKVEGCRIMVAHSDNLTFCEQVQLMSSTDILITPHGAQLTNLFLMDKNSSVMEFYPKGWLKLAGIGQFVYKWMTRWSGMKHQGAWHDPDGDQCPYSEDDRRCMSIYKDGKIGYNETHFAEWGRNVLNEVKRKKTEEASQGRLTNSHQCICA; encoded by the exons ATGACCAAAGAGTTATCCTCTAAAGCACTTGCAAGAAAGCCCCAAAGGCCTCCTCCCTCCCTCAAGTTCCAAAAATTCTTACTTTACCTTCTAGTCACCTGTGTCACCATCTTTGTTCTCTTCCAAATCCAATCCCTTCGAACCCCATCAACAACACCGGCTGCCTTGCCACCTACATGGACTTCATTTCAATACTGGCAAAATCTGATCAGTAAGACAGAAATAACATTAAAGAGCTGCACAAAAAAACTAGATTCCACAGCTTCCAAGCTCAAAGAAAGTGTCACATTTCTCCCCCTAAAGGACCTCAGGTACGCGCATGCAGCCCAAGAAGGTCACACATGGTTCATGAGCTCCATGTATGACACACAAGAAAAAGGTGAAGCTCAATACCAGCAATTCCCTTCCAATTCCTCGAAAGGCAGACTACTATGCATAAAAGGTCATGATAACCACGACGGTGCATGGAACTCATATGCACTGGCATGGCCCGAGGCATTACCAAGAAATGCTACTCTCATGAAAGGTCTTACTTTTATATCAAACAATCATTACAATTATGCTAATTTATGGCATGGTCTATCAGCTTTGGTACCCTTTGTTTCATGGCATATAAAGAATGAGTGTGCTACACCATCCCGGTGGATTTTGTATCACAAAGGAGAACTTCGGTATAAAATGGCAGGTTGGTTGAGGAACTTAATGGAGGCTACATATTCTGAGACTGTAAACATTCAGACGTTTGAAGGTTTTGGCGATGATGAACCGCTTTGCTTTGAAAAGGCTGTGGTCATGAGACACAGTGAAGGAGGAATGTCTGGAGAAAATTTAATGCAAGTTTATGATCTGGTGAGGTGCAAAGCAAGGATACTTTGTAATGTGAGCCTGGAAGATAGTAGTGAAGGTAAAATCGGAATGACCCTACTCATGAGAACAGGGGGAAGGTCTTTTCAGAACGAATCAGAGGTGGTTCGGATCTTTGATGGGGAGTGCAGGAAGGTAGAGGGTTGCCGGATAATGGTTGCTCACTCTGATAATCTCACCTTTTGTGAACAG GTTCAGCTAATGAGTTCAACGGATATTTTGATAACACCACATGGAGCTCAATTAACTAATTTGTTCCTGATGGACAAAAACAGCAGTGTCATGGAATTCTACCCCAAAGGGTGGCTAAAACTAGCAGGGATTGGCCAATTCGTCTACAAGTGGATGACTCGCTGGTCGGGGATGAAACACCAGGGCGCCTGGCACGATCCTGATGGTGATCAGTGCCCGTATTCTGAGGATGATCGTCGTTGCATGTCTATTTACAAGGATGGAAAAATTGGTTACAATGAGACTCATTTTGCCGAATGGGGGAGAAATGTTCTGAATGAAGTGAAGAGGAAAAAAACAGAGGAGGCATCACAAGGAAGATTAACTAATAGTCATCAATGTATTTGTGCTTGA
- the LOC108204364 gene encoding uncharacterized protein LOC108204364 — MTKELSSQALARKPQRPPPSLKFQKFSLYLLVTCVTIFVLFKIQSLRTPSSTPAALPPSFPTWTSFPYWQNLISKTEITLKSCTKKLDSTATKLEESVTFLPLKDLRYAHVAQDGHTWFMSSMYDTHEKGEAQYQQFPSNSSKGRVLCIKGHDNHDGAWNSYALAWPEALPRNATLMKGLTFISNNYYTYDNIWHGLSAMVPFVAWHIKNECATPSRWILYHKGELRYKMAGWLRNLMEATFSETLNIQTFEGFGDDEPLCFEKAVVMRHNEGGMSGENLMQVYDLVRCKARVLCNVSLEDSSEGKIGMTLLMRTGGRSFQNESEVVRIFDEECKKVEGCRIMVAHSNNLTFCEQVRLMSSTDILISPHGAQLTNLFLMNKNSSVMEFYPKGWLKLAGVGQFVYKWMTLWSGMKHQGAWHDPDGDQCPYSEDDRRCMSIYKDGKIGYNETHFAEWGRNVLNEVKRKKTEEASQGRST; from the exons ATGACCAAAGAGTTATCCTCTCAAGCACTTGCAAGAAAGCCCCAAAGGCCTCCTCCCTCCCTCAAGTTCCAAAAATTCTCACTTTACCTTCTAGTCACCTGTGTCACCATCTTTGTTCTCTTCAAAATTCAATCCCTTCGAACCCCATCATCTACACCGGCTGCTTTGCCACCGTCTTTCCCTACATGGACTTCATTTCCATACTGGCAAAATCTGATCAGTAAGACAGAAATAACATTAAAAAGCTGCACAAAGAAACTAGATTCCACAGCTACCAAGCTCGAAGAAAGTGTCACATTTCTCCCCCTAAAGGACCTCAGATACGCGCATGTGGCCCAAGACGGTCACACATGGTTCATGAGCTCCATGTATGACACACATGAGAAAGGTGAAGCTCAATACCAACAATTCCCTTCCAATTCCTCTAAAGGCAGAGTACTATGCATAAAAGGTCATGATAATCACGACGGTGCATGGAACTCGTATGCACTGGCATGGCCCGAGGCATTACCAAGAAATGCTACTCTCATGAAAGGTCTTACTTTTATATCAAACAATTACTACACTTATGATAATATATGGCATGGTCTATCAGCTATGGTACCCTTTGTTGCATGGCATATAAAGAATGAGTGTGCTACACCATCCCGGTGGATTTTGTATCACAAGGGGGAACTTCGGTATAAAATGGCTGGTTGGTTGAGGAACTTAATGGAGGCTACATTCTCTGAGACCCTAAACATTCAGACGTTTGAAGGTTTTGGCGATGATGAACCGCTTTGCTTTGAGAAGGCCGTGGTCATGAGACACAATGAAGGAGGAATGTCTGGAGAAAATTTAATGCAAGTTTATGATCTGGTGAGGTGCAAAGCAAGGGTACTTTGTAATGTGAGCCTGGAAGATAGTAGTGAAGGTAAAATCGGAATGACCCTACTCATGAGAACAGGGGGAAGGTCTTTTCAGAACGAATCAGAGGTGGTTCGGATCTTTGATGAGGAGTGCAAGAAGGTGGAGGGTTGCCGGATAATGGTTGCTCACTCTAATAATCTCACATTCTGTGAACAG GTTCGGCTGATGAGTTCAACGGATATTTTGATATCACCACATGGAGCTCAATTAACTAATTTGTTCCTGATGAATAAAAACAGCAGTGTCATGGAATTCTACCCCAAAGGGTGGCTAAAACTAGCAGGGGTTGGCCAATTCGTCTACAAGTGGATGACTCTCTGGTCAGGGATGAAACACCAGGGCGCCTGGCACGATCCTGATGGTGATCAGTGCCCATATTCTGAGGATGATCGTCGTTGCATGTCTATTTACAAGGACGGAAAAATTGGTTACAATGAGACTCATTTTGCCGAATGGGGGAGAAATGTTCTGAATGAAGTGAAGAGGAAAAAAACAGAGGAGGCATCACAAGGAAGATCAACTTAA